DNA from Leptospira mayottensis 200901116:
TTTCATTCTAAAATGGTCCCGTTTGTTTTGATGGGATTTATCATTCACGGTTCGTTCTGTAAAACATCCCCTTCAAAAGATCCCTGGATTGTTCCTCCTCTTGAGGACAATGAAAAATTATTTTTAGCTCCTTTGAAAATCGATGAGTTCAATTCAAGGGATTTGGGGGGGAGGCATTATCCTGCGTCGAACGAACTCAGGATTGATCTTTTCAAACCTTATATAGAAAATTTAGAAGGCGGTTATCTCGGTGCTGGAACCGATCAGAATTTTACCTTCATCGCTTGGGCGAAAAGTAAGTATGTATGGTTGATGGATTTTGATTATACAATTTGTCTGATCAATCGGATTCATCTTTTATTTTTTAAACTTGCTTCTAATCCGGAAGCGTATCGGGAACTTTGGTCCCGAAAAAATAAAAGATCCTCTTTTGAACTTATAAAGAAAGAATGGGAAAACGATTCCGAGTGGCCTTTGATTCAAGAAGCGTGGGAAGTAGCACATCGAGGTAAATCCGATATTCCTCAAAGATGGAACGAACTCGACCGAACCTCTGAGAGATTCGGTCTTAAGACTTTTATCCATTCCAAAAAAGAATATGCCTATGTTCGTAATATGGTTCTTCAAGGGAGAATTCAAGTTTTGAAAGGCGACATCAATGCCGAAAAAAGCATGAAATCCGTTGGAGAAAGAGCAGCAAGATTGCAGATTCCAATCCGAGTCGTATATTTATCCAATATCGAAGATTATTTTTCTTATACTCAGGGTTTTCGAGATAACTTGCTTAGTTTACCCACGGATAAAAAAGGAATCGTTTTAAGAACAATTCAAAACGGAACTAAGGAAGAATACGGATCTCCAGATGGAGAAAAAATTCCAGTAGATTATCCTTTACACTACAACGTTCAATATCTCGAAAATTTACAGACTTGGATGTTGTTGTCGGGCCATCTTCATAAGGGAATTTTAATGCAATTTAGGACTCCTCTTCAAAAAGGTTTTTCCGTTATCACAAGTGGACCTATAGAGACGTTGAAATGAAATTCATTCATTTCGGAGTTTTTATATATGCCTTTTTAATTCTAAATTGTGTTTCCGGAAATCAAGATGCAAATCGTTCAAATGATAAGGAACCTAAAAATTGTAAGTCCGGTTTCGGTCTTTATGCGTTCAATTACGGAAAGGGTTTATATCCGGACCGATTCTTAAATGTAGAAGAAGATAAAGGAAGTCGTGAGATCGCTTATCTTTTCTATCTCATTCGGATTCCAGGGAAAAATATTCTCGTTGATTCTGGTTTTTTAAATGATTCTTACAGAAAAAAATTCGGATTCGTTCACTTTGAAAGACCGGATCAACTTTTGAAAAAATGTGGAATCGATTCAAAAGAAATCACAGACGTTGTGCTTACGCATTTTCATTTTGATCATGCGGGAGGAATTTTTTTGTTTCCTTCCGCAATTTTACACATTCAAAATCACGATTTGGATCTTCTTAAAAAACAATCTTATTTTCCCAACCAGTCCGTTTATTTAAGCGTTTTGATAAAGACCGGTCGTATTCATTCGTTTGACGGAACGTATTCTTTATTGCCAGAAATGAGGATTCTTTTTGCGGGAGGACATACTCCCGGATCACAGGCATTGGAATGGGTTGCGACGTCTGATAAACATCTTCTATTTACGGGCGATGAATGTTATTTTGTTGAACCGTGTAAGAACGGAATCGGACTTCCAAGTGAAGCGGCTTTTTCCTTAAAACGAAATCGGGATTTTATCGAGTATGTTCGGATCTTGAGCGAGAAAGGAACCAAAATTCTTACCTTACACGATCCTGCAATTTTACTGGAAGGTGAAGAGATCGTTCCCGGAGTTCGGTTGATTGCATTTTTTTGAGGTGAGCGCGTTATTTGCACTTCTATTTAAGAAGTATTGATAAGACCCGATACTTCACTACAAAAAGAATTAAGAGTTTGTCTTAAAAACCTTAAAAGAAATCAGTTACAATGATTCGATAAGTTCATAATAAAGTATAGTCCCATAAATTACGTCCCTTTGGTAGTCTACAAGCTTTCGAGCATATTTTATAACTGTTAAGTTCTCGTCAAAGCTTCTATATTCCGAGGTTTTTAAGACAGACTCTTAAGAAATTCATGCAAATGTATCGTTCGTAGCATCTTTGTTTCGATCTAAATCCGATTATTAGTCGTTTTACAAATCTATATTAGTATCGAACCTCGATAAAA
Protein-coding regions in this window:
- a CDS encoding LIC_10091 family lipoprotein, with protein sequence MFHSKMVPFVLMGFIIHGSFCKTSPSKDPWIVPPLEDNEKLFLAPLKIDEFNSRDLGGRHYPASNELRIDLFKPYIENLEGGYLGAGTDQNFTFIAWAKSKYVWLMDFDYTICLINRIHLLFFKLASNPEAYRELWSRKNKRSSFELIKKEWENDSEWPLIQEAWEVAHRGKSDIPQRWNELDRTSERFGLKTFIHSKKEYAYVRNMVLQGRIQVLKGDINAEKSMKSVGERAARLQIPIRVVYLSNIEDYFSYTQGFRDNLLSLPTDKKGIVLRTIQNGTKEEYGSPDGEKIPVDYPLHYNVQYLENLQTWMLLSGHLHKGILMQFRTPLQKGFSVITSGPIETLK
- a CDS encoding N-acyl homoserine lactonase family protein, whose amino-acid sequence is MKFIHFGVFIYAFLILNCVSGNQDANRSNDKEPKNCKSGFGLYAFNYGKGLYPDRFLNVEEDKGSREIAYLFYLIRIPGKNILVDSGFLNDSYRKKFGFVHFERPDQLLKKCGIDSKEITDVVLTHFHFDHAGGIFLFPSAILHIQNHDLDLLKKQSYFPNQSVYLSVLIKTGRIHSFDGTYSLLPEMRILFAGGHTPGSQALEWVATSDKHLLFTGDECYFVEPCKNGIGLPSEAAFSLKRNRDFIEYVRILSEKGTKILTLHDPAILLEGEEIVPGVRLIAFF